The following are from one region of the Pelagibius sp. CAU 1746 genome:
- a CDS encoding transporter substrate-binding domain-containing protein: MFVLVRFLGALGPAPWRGLPLGLPPLALLLAVLAPLAAPAAAGPETLPALKPWTGDLDAMVQRRAVRFLVPYSPTFYFLDGATQRGITYEYAREFEKQLNTRLKTKSLRVEVVIIPTPPDRLLSGVAEGYGDIAAGNLTITEERLKRVDFSDPFFSDVSEVVVTAGSAAPIAREEDLAGLEIHVRESSSYYESLLALNERLAAAGKAPVRIRKANELLTVEDLLEMVQAEMIPATLVDRHQADFWAGVLDNLQIHEAVPLRQGGRIAWAFRQDSPQLAAAVNGFVKGAKKGTQLGNIFIKRYYGTTKWLGKALSEDGVERFHETAPVFQRYAGEYGFDWLLLIAQGYQESGLDQNAKSKAGAVGIMQVLPSTAADPNVGVADIDKMENNVHAGAKYMRFMLDTYMKPEELDALNRGLFALASYNAGPNRIARLREKAAEQGYDPNRWFHNVEHVVAKEVGREPVRYVSNIFKYYLAYQGSLQSLQTRRDILNGGAGDAAGN, from the coding sequence ATGTTCGTCCTTGTCCGTTTTCTCGGGGCGCTGGGCCCGGCGCCTTGGCGCGGGCTGCCGCTGGGCTTGCCGCCGCTGGCTTTGCTGCTCGCCGTCCTCGCCCCCTTGGCGGCGCCGGCCGCGGCGGGACCGGAGACGCTGCCCGCCCTGAAGCCCTGGACCGGCGATCTGGACGCGATGGTCCAGCGCCGCGCCGTGCGCTTCCTGGTGCCCTACAGCCCGACGTTCTATTTCCTGGACGGGGCGACCCAGCGGGGCATCACCTACGAGTACGCGCGGGAGTTCGAAAAGCAGCTCAACACGCGGCTGAAGACCAAGTCCCTGCGCGTCGAGGTGGTGATCATCCCGACCCCGCCCGACCGTCTGCTCTCCGGCGTGGCCGAGGGCTATGGCGACATCGCCGCCGGCAACCTGACCATCACCGAGGAGCGCCTGAAGCGGGTCGACTTCAGCGATCCCTTCTTCAGCGACGTCAGCGAGGTCGTGGTGACGGCCGGCTCCGCCGCGCCGATCGCGCGCGAAGAAGATCTCGCCGGCCTGGAAATCCATGTCCGCGAGTCGAGCAGCTATTACGAGAGCCTGCTGGCCCTGAACGAGCGCCTGGCGGCGGCCGGCAAGGCCCCGGTCCGGATCCGCAAGGCCAACGAACTGCTGACCGTGGAAGACCTGTTGGAGATGGTGCAGGCGGAGATGATTCCGGCAACCCTCGTCGACCGCCACCAGGCCGACTTCTGGGCCGGCGTCCTGGACAACCTGCAGATCCACGAAGCCGTTCCCCTGCGCCAGGGCGGCCGGATCGCCTGGGCATTCCGCCAGGACTCCCCGCAGCTCGCCGCGGCGGTCAACGGCTTCGTGAAGGGCGCGAAGAAGGGCACGCAGCTCGGCAACATCTTCATCAAGCGCTACTACGGCACCACCAAGTGGCTCGGCAAGGCGCTCTCGGAGGACGGCGTCGAGCGCTTCCACGAGACGGCGCCGGTGTTCCAGCGGTACGCAGGGGAGTACGGCTTCGACTGGCTGCTGCTCATCGCCCAGGGTTATCAGGAATCGGGCCTGGACCAGAACGCGAAGTCCAAGGCCGGCGCCGTCGGCATCATGCAGGTGCTGCCTTCCACGGCGGCCGATCCCAACGTCGGCGTCGCGGACATCGACAAGATGGAAAACAACGTCCATGCCGGCGCCAAGTACATGCGCTTCATGCTGGACACCTACATGAAGCCGGAGGAACTGGACGCTCTCAACCGCGGGCTCTTCGCCCTGGCGTCCTACAACGCCGGGCCCAACCGTATCGCCAGGCTGCGCGAGAAGGCGGCCGAGCAGGGTTACGATCCAAACCGCTGGTTTCACAACGTGGAGCACGTCGTCGCCAAGGAAGTGGGGCGCGAGCCGGTGCGCTATGTCAGCAACATCTTCAAATATTACCTGGCCTATCAGGGCAGCTTGCAGAGCCTGCAGACCCGCCGCGATATCCTGAACGGCGGCGCCGGGGATGCCGCCGGGAATTAG
- the ccrA gene encoding crotonyl-CoA carboxylase/reductase gives MAETLEGSAEGTATETPERPVKDLYEVGEIPPLGHVPGKMHAWVIRRERHGEPEQAMQLEVVDTPALDSHDVLVMVMAAGVNYNGVWAGLGVPISPFDVHKAPYHIAGSDATGIVWAVGSKVKRWKVGDEVVVHCNQDDGDDEECNGGDPMFSTSQRIWGYETPDGSFAQFARVQDRQLMTRPRHLTWEESGCYTLTLATAYRMLFGHRPHILRPGHNVLVWGASGGLGSMAIQLIATAGANAIGVISDEDKRDFVMSLGAKGVINRKDFDCWGQLPPVNGEGFGDYMRRVREFGKAIWQYTGKGNDVDFVFEHPGEQTFPVSCMVVKRGGMVVFCAGTTGYNLTFDARFVWMRQKRIQGSHFANLMQASQANNLMVERRIDPCMSEVFAWRDIPRAHTKMMKNQHRPGNMAVLVQAKRPGLRTLEDAAAED, from the coding sequence ATGGCCGAGACGCTTGAAGGGTCGGCTGAAGGCACCGCGACGGAAACACCGGAACGGCCGGTGAAGGACCTCTATGAGGTCGGTGAGATTCCCCCGCTGGGCCACGTGCCGGGCAAGATGCACGCCTGGGTCATCCGGCGCGAACGCCACGGCGAGCCGGAGCAGGCCATGCAGTTGGAGGTGGTCGACACCCCGGCCCTGGACAGCCACGACGTTCTGGTCATGGTGATGGCCGCCGGCGTGAACTACAACGGCGTCTGGGCCGGCCTGGGCGTGCCGATCTCGCCCTTCGACGTGCACAAGGCGCCCTATCACATCGCCGGTTCCGACGCGACGGGCATCGTCTGGGCCGTGGGCTCCAAGGTGAAGCGCTGGAAGGTCGGCGACGAGGTCGTGGTGCACTGTAACCAGGACGACGGCGACGACGAGGAGTGCAACGGCGGCGACCCGATGTTCTCCACCTCGCAGCGCATCTGGGGCTACGAGACGCCCGACGGCTCCTTCGCCCAGTTCGCCCGCGTGCAGGACCGCCAGCTCATGACGCGCCCGCGCCACCTGACCTGGGAGGAGAGCGGCTGCTACACCCTGACGCTGGCGACCGCCTACCGCATGCTCTTCGGCCACCGCCCGCACATCCTGCGGCCGGGCCACAACGTGCTGGTCTGGGGCGCCTCCGGCGGCCTGGGCTCCATGGCCATCCAGCTCATCGCGACGGCCGGCGCCAACGCCATCGGCGTGATCTCCGACGAGGACAAGCGCGACTTCGTCATGTCGCTGGGCGCCAAGGGCGTCATCAACCGCAAGGACTTCGACTGCTGGGGCCAGCTTCCGCCGGTCAACGGCGAGGGCTTCGGCGACTACATGCGCCGGGTGCGCGAGTTCGGCAAGGCGATCTGGCAGTACACCGGCAAGGGCAACGACGTCGACTTCGTCTTCGAGCATCCCGGCGAGCAGACCTTCCCGGTTTCCTGCATGGTGGTGAAGCGCGGCGGCATGGTCGTGTTCTGCGCCGGCACCACCGGCTACAACCTGACCTTCGATGCGCGCTTCGTGTGGATGCGCCAGAAGCGCATCCAGGGCAGCCACTTCGCCAACCTGATGCAGGCCAGCCAGGCCAACAACCTGATGGTCGAGCGCCGCATCGACCCCTGCATGTCGGAGGTCTTCGCCTGGCGCGACATCCCGCGCGCCCACACCAAGATGATGAAAAACCAGCACCGCCCCGGCAACATGGCCGTGCTGGTTCAGGCGAAGCGCCCGGGCCTGCGCACCCTGGAAGACGCGGCCGCCGAGGACTGA
- a CDS encoding acyl-CoA dehydrogenase family protein, translated as MTAVQAEVRSESLILPNLLPLCAEALAAAESFGAAARAAVAALVAPGGKVDTALLEREQFAAHGYAWLATYVAALREMLHWAERLEAAGQFGELEQMMLQAAYGEYLNQLSGGIALSQVEVLRPADLGLGEAALAALDAPAVKTFRTEGNGSALRMAIAGYLAEGKFGEAGLADEMLEMIRDQFHKVAEDHKEAAHAWHLKDELIPLEVVQQIAELGVFGLTVPEDFGGAGLGKLAMCVVTEELSRGYIGLGSLGTRSEIAAELIRLGGTPAQQEKWLPLIASGEILPTAVFTEPNTGSDLGSLRTRAARDGDVYKVTGNKTWITHAARSDLMTLLARTDPDEAGYRGLSMFLAEKPRGTEADPFPAPGMTGGEIKVLGYRGMKEYELGFDGFEVKAENLLGGVEGQGFKQLMATFESARIQTAARAVGVAQCALELGLEYAQDRKQFGKAIVAFPRVAGKLAWMAVETMIARQLTYFAAREKDSERRCDIEAGMAKLLGARVAWANADNALQVHGGNGYAEEYKISRVLCDARILNIFEGAAEIQAQVIARGLLAGRN; from the coding sequence ATGACCGCCGTGCAAGCCGAAGTCCGGAGCGAAAGCCTGATCCTTCCCAACCTGCTCCCGCTCTGCGCCGAGGCGCTGGCCGCCGCCGAGAGCTTCGGCGCCGCCGCGCGCGCCGCCGTGGCCGCGCTGGTCGCCCCCGGCGGAAAGGTCGATACAGCCTTGCTGGAGCGCGAGCAGTTCGCCGCCCACGGCTATGCCTGGCTGGCCACCTACGTCGCCGCCCTGCGCGAGATGCTGCACTGGGCCGAGCGCCTGGAGGCCGCGGGGCAGTTCGGCGAGCTGGAGCAGATGATGCTGCAGGCCGCCTACGGCGAATACCTGAACCAGCTCTCAGGCGGCATCGCCCTCAGCCAGGTGGAGGTGCTGCGTCCGGCCGACCTGGGCCTCGGCGAAGCCGCGCTCGCCGCCCTCGACGCCCCGGCGGTGAAGACATTCAGGACCGAAGGCAACGGCTCTGCCCTGCGCATGGCCATTGCCGGCTATCTGGCCGAGGGCAAGTTCGGCGAAGCGGGGCTGGCCGACGAGATGCTGGAGATGATCCGCGACCAGTTCCACAAGGTCGCCGAGGACCACAAGGAAGCCGCCCACGCGTGGCACCTGAAGGACGAGCTGATCCCCCTGGAGGTGGTGCAGCAAATCGCCGAGTTGGGCGTCTTCGGCCTGACGGTGCCGGAGGACTTCGGCGGCGCCGGCCTCGGCAAGCTCGCCATGTGCGTGGTGACCGAAGAACTGTCGCGCGGCTATATCGGCTTGGGATCGCTCGGCACCCGCTCGGAGATCGCCGCCGAGCTGATCCGACTGGGCGGCACCCCGGCGCAGCAGGAAAAGTGGCTGCCGCTCATCGCCTCCGGCGAGATCCTGCCGACCGCCGTCTTCACCGAGCCCAACACCGGCTCCGACCTCGGCTCTCTGCGCACCCGCGCGGCGCGGGACGGCGATGTCTACAAGGTCACCGGCAACAAGACCTGGATCACCCACGCCGCGCGCAGCGACCTCATGACGCTGCTGGCGCGGACCGACCCCGACGAGGCCGGCTACCGCGGGCTTTCCATGTTCCTGGCCGAGAAGCCGCGCGGCACGGAGGCCGACCCCTTCCCCGCGCCCGGCATGACCGGCGGCGAAATCAAGGTGCTGGGCTACCGCGGCATGAAGGAATACGAGCTGGGCTTCGACGGCTTCGAGGTGAAGGCCGAGAACCTGCTGGGCGGCGTCGAGGGCCAGGGCTTCAAGCAGCTCATGGCGACCTTCGAGTCGGCGCGCATCCAGACCGCGGCCCGCGCCGTGGGCGTCGCGCAGTGCGCCCTGGAGCTGGGCCTGGAATATGCCCAGGACAGGAAGCAGTTCGGTAAGGCCATCGTCGCCTTCCCGCGCGTCGCCGGCAAGCTGGCCTGGATGGCGGTGGAGACCATGATCGCCCGCCAGCTTACCTACTTCGCCGCGCGCGAGAAGGACAGCGAGCGGCGCTGCGACATCGAGGCCGGCATGGCCAAGCTGCTGGGCGCCCGCGTCGCCTGGGCCAACGCCGACAACGCCCTGCAGGTGCACGGCGGCAACGGCTACGCCGAGGAGTACAAGATCTCGCGCGTGCTCTGCGACGCGCGCATCCTCAACATCTTCGAAGGCGCCGCCGAGATCCAGGCGCAGGTCATCGCCCGCGGCCTGCTGGCGGGGCGGAACTGA
- a CDS encoding Flp family type IVb pilin, which translates to MTWFVDDEKGAAAIEYGLIGALVSVAGLVALGLAGDALDQMLTQVADVMLPPSP; encoded by the coding sequence GTGACGTGGTTTGTCGATGACGAGAAGGGCGCGGCGGCGATCGAATACGGATTGATCGGCGCCCTGGTGTCGGTTGCCGGCCTTGTCGCGCTGGGCCTGGCCGGCGACGCTCTGGATCAGATGCTGACCCAGGTGGCCGACGTGATGCTGCCGCCGTCGCCCTAG
- a CDS encoding phytanoyl-CoA dioxygenase family protein, protein MALACLAAEAEQAGDKLAQQGFALLDGSDVDRTAAVAAFDALCVAGGREVGSDDRGSARIAPGAPLIGTLMAQPAVRDLVAETLGPAARPVRAIAFDKTGHRNWFVPWHQDRAIAVKTRDDSAPARNWTVKDGVPHCEAPVSLLEGMLTLRWHLDLIGPADGGLRVLPGSHTKGRLTTEEIAVLAAETPAVELAVSAGTVLAMRPLLVHGSRRRTTRGHRRILHVELASGNPPPPLEWAWA, encoded by the coding sequence ATGGCGCTTGCCTGTCTGGCAGCGGAGGCGGAGCAGGCCGGCGACAAGCTCGCCCAGCAGGGTTTCGCCCTGCTGGACGGTTCCGACGTCGACCGGACGGCCGCCGTCGCCGCCTTCGACGCCCTCTGCGTAGCCGGCGGCCGCGAGGTTGGCAGCGATGATCGGGGCTCCGCCCGCATCGCGCCCGGCGCCCCGCTGATCGGCACCTTGATGGCGCAGCCCGCCGTGCGCGACCTGGTCGCGGAGACCCTCGGCCCCGCCGCCAGGCCGGTGCGGGCCATCGCCTTCGACAAGACCGGGCATCGCAACTGGTTCGTGCCCTGGCACCAGGACCGCGCCATCGCCGTGAAGACGCGCGATGACTCGGCGCCGGCCCGCAACTGGACGGTCAAGGACGGCGTTCCCCACTGCGAGGCGCCGGTCAGCCTGCTGGAGGGGATGTTGACCCTGCGCTGGCACCTGGACCTCATCGGCCCGGCCGACGGCGGCCTGCGCGTGCTGCCCGGAAGCCACACGAAGGGCCGCCTGACCACGGAAGAAATCGCGGTGCTGGCCGCCGAAACGCCGGCGGTGGAACTGGCGGTCTCCGCTGGCACCGTGCTGGCGATGCGCCCGCTGCTGGTCCACGGCTCACGCCGCCGCACCACCCGGGGTCACCGCCGCATCCTGCATGTCGAACTGGCGTCGGGAAATCCGCCGCCGCCGCTGGAATGGGCTTGGGCCTGA